From Staphylothermus hellenicus DSM 12710, a single genomic window includes:
- the fen gene encoding flap endonuclease-1 encodes MGVNLKDLIPEEAKMVIEDLRMLRGRIVVIDGYNALYQFLTAIRQPDGTPLMDSQGRITSHLSGLFYRTINILENGIKPAYVFDGKPPEIKAREIEKRRKIREDASKKYEEALRRGDVEAARRYAMMSAKLTDEMVHDAKKLLDAMGIPWIQAVAEGEAQAAYIVGKGDAWASASQDYDSLLFGSPRLIRNLTISGRRKLPRKNVYIEIKPEIIELKKLLEKLGITREQLIYVALLIGTDYNPDGVKGIGPKKALQLVKAYKTLDKILKAIPKTEFPVEPEKIVEYFLNPPVTTDYKLEWKEPDESKIREILVEEHDFNPERVKNAVERLVKAYREHIRSKQMGLEAWFS; translated from the coding sequence TTGGGAGTTAATCTCAAAGATTTAATTCCTGAAGAAGCAAAGATGGTCATAGAAGATCTAAGGATGCTTAGAGGAAGAATAGTTGTTATTGATGGCTACAATGCATTATATCAGTTCTTAACAGCTATTAGACAACCAGATGGAACACCTTTAATGGATAGCCAAGGTAGAATAACAAGTCATCTAAGCGGATTATTCTATAGGACAATAAATATTTTAGAAAACGGGATCAAGCCCGCATATGTCTTCGATGGAAAACCACCGGAAATAAAGGCTAGAGAAATAGAGAAGCGTAGAAAAATACGTGAAGATGCTTCTAAAAAATATGAAGAAGCACTTAGAAGAGGAGATGTTGAAGCCGCACGAAGATATGCTATGATGTCTGCAAAGTTAACGGATGAAATGGTACATGATGCTAAGAAATTATTAGATGCAATGGGTATTCCATGGATACAAGCTGTTGCTGAAGGAGAGGCTCAGGCAGCTTATATTGTTGGTAAAGGCGATGCATGGGCTAGTGCGTCACAAGACTATGACAGCTTATTATTTGGATCACCGAGGCTTATAAGAAACCTTACAATTTCTGGTAGGAGAAAACTACCTAGGAAAAACGTATACATAGAAATAAAACCCGAGATTATAGAGTTAAAGAAACTATTAGAGAAACTAGGAATAACAAGAGAACAACTAATATACGTAGCTTTACTGATCGGCACAGACTATAATCCCGACGGTGTAAAAGGTATAGGGCCTAAAAAAGCTCTCCAACTAGTAAAAGCCTATAAAACACTGGATAAAATACTCAAGGCAATACCGAAAACAGAATTTCCCGTGGAACCGGAGAAAATAGTTGAATACTTCTTAAACCCTCCAGTAACAACAGATTATAAACTAGAATGGAAAGAGCCGGATGAGTCTAAAATAAGGGAGATTCTAGTAGAAGAACATGATTTCAACCCGGAAAGAGTTAAGAACGCTGTTGAAAGACTTGTTAAAGCTTATCGCGAACATATAAGAAGCAAGCAGATGGGATTAGAAGCATGGTTTTCCTAA